In a single window of the Agromyces sp. H17E-10 genome:
- a CDS encoding ATP-binding cassette domain-containing protein, whose protein sequence is MVDGIPIEISGLTKRFGAVTAVDDLGFTVQPGRVTGFLGPNGAGKTTTLRVLLGLERPDAGTATFGGTPYAALSRPLETVGASLDASFHPGRSARNHLRVYATAAGIDQARVPAVLAQVGIEEFADRRVGGYSLGMRQRLALAYTLLGDPAVFVLDEPINGLDPEGIKWIRGFLQALAREGRTVLVSSHLLSEVQQSVDDVVIISRGRLVKRGTLASLELDSAPRTIVDSPDRAALAAALDAAGLEHTEGRSGFIVAEPDPARVGHAAFVGGVELSALHRLKSGLEDSFLSLVGGGEEQ, encoded by the coding sequence ATGGTCGACGGCATCCCCATCGAGATCTCGGGTCTCACCAAACGATTCGGCGCGGTCACCGCGGTCGACGATCTCGGGTTCACAGTGCAGCCGGGCCGGGTCACGGGCTTCCTCGGACCGAACGGCGCCGGCAAGACGACGACCCTGCGCGTGCTGCTCGGGCTCGAACGGCCCGACGCCGGCACCGCGACCTTCGGCGGCACCCCCTACGCGGCGCTGTCGCGACCCCTCGAGACGGTCGGGGCCTCGCTCGATGCGAGCTTCCATCCCGGCCGGTCGGCGCGCAACCACCTGCGCGTATACGCGACCGCGGCGGGCATCGACCAGGCCCGGGTTCCGGCCGTGCTCGCGCAGGTCGGCATCGAGGAGTTCGCCGACCGCCGCGTCGGCGGCTACTCGCTCGGCATGCGGCAGCGGCTCGCACTCGCCTACACGCTGCTCGGCGACCCGGCCGTGTTCGTGCTCGACGAGCCGATCAACGGTCTCGACCCCGAGGGCATCAAGTGGATCCGCGGGTTCCTGCAGGCGCTCGCCCGCGAGGGTCGCACGGTGCTCGTGTCGTCGCACCTGTTGAGCGAGGTGCAGCAGTCGGTCGACGACGTGGTCATCATCTCGCGGGGGCGACTCGTCAAGCGCGGCACCCTCGCGAGCCTCGAGCTCGACTCGGCGCCGCGCACGATCGTCGACTCCCCCGACCGGGCCGCGCTCGCGGCGGCGCTCGACGCCGCGGGGCTCGAGCACACCGAGGGCCGCAGCGGATTCATCGTCGCCGAGCCCGACCCCGCCCGCGTGGGTCATGCCGCCTTCGTCGGCGGCGTCGAGCTGAGCGCGCTGCATCGACTCAAATCCGGACTCGAGGACTCGTTCCTCTCGCTCGTGGGCGGAGGTGAGGAGCAGTGA